DNA sequence from the Armatimonadota bacterium genome:
CATTGGCGCCACCGATCCCATGGCGGTGCCCGTTAACACGATCGGGCCATCTCTCGCGTTTTACACGCGGATACTCGGCTTCACCGTGGTCTCACGAGACGCAAAAACGGCGCATCTGAAACGTGGTGGCGCCGAGATCGGACTGGTAGAGAACAAAGACGATCCGCAGCAGGCGAGCTGCTGGTTTGCTGTGCGTGATGTTGAGCAGTTGCGAGCCGAGTTTGTCTCGGCCGGCATCGAG
Encoded proteins:
- a CDS encoding VOC family protein yields the protein MAVPVNTIGPSLAFYTRILGFTVVSRDAKTAHLKRGGAEIGLVENKDDPQQASCWFAVRDVEQLRAEFVSAGIEPGEIDLQEWDGRKHRVFFAKEPYGVCFCFSQAL